A stretch of the Thermodesulfobacteriota bacterium genome encodes the following:
- a CDS encoding DUF2103 domain-containing protein, with amino-acid sequence IPGRIKVGKTPGENLIVSYQYSTVSGAKLIARSGTSVQEVFVITNDPEKVKNVIQENYPK; translated from the coding sequence ATCCCAGGTCGTATCAAGGTAGGGAAAACACCGGGTGAGAATTTGATCGTAAGCTATCAGTACAGTACCGTCAGCGGCGCAAAGCTTATTGCCAGAAGCGGCACATCAGTTCAAGAGGTTTTTGTTATTACAAATGACCCAGAGAAAGTAAAAAATGTAATCCAAGAGAATTACCCTAAATAA